The following coding sequences lie in one Oncorhynchus nerka isolate Pitt River linkage group LG14, Oner_Uvic_2.0, whole genome shotgun sequence genomic window:
- the LOC115141787 gene encoding coiled-coil-helix-coiled-coil-helix domain-containing protein 2-like has product MPRGSRSRTSRMAPPARMAPPPPPMARAAPPPSYAPAPAHAPPSAMAAPAAVAPRQPGMFAQMATTAAGVAVGSAAGHMIGHAMTGGMGGGGGSQEAAKPDVTYQEQPQQYQQQYQQPPPMYQPAQYQQQPQSMFQQEPAPQHGSCSYELKQFIECAQTQSDLKLCEGFSEVLKQCKFSNGMS; this is encoded by the exons ATGCCAAGAGGAAGCAGAAGCCGGACGTCAAGGATGGCCCCTCCAGCCCG GATGGCTCCACCGCCACCCCCCATGGCCAGGGCTGCACCACCTCCATCCTACGCCCCAGCGCCTGCCCATGCCCCCCCGTCCGCCATGGCTGCCCCAGCCGCTGTTGCCCCCCGGCAGCCAGGCATGTTTGCGCAGATGGCTACCACAGCCGCTGGGGTAGCCGTTGGCTCAGCCGCAGGGCACATGATCGGCCACGCAATGACTGGAGGAATGGGTGGGGGCGGAGGAAGCCAAGAGGCTGCCAAGCCTGATGTCACCTACCAG GAGCAGCCCCAGCAGTACCAGCAGCAGTACCAACAGCCACCTCCCATGTACCAGCCAGCCCAGTATCAGCAGCAGCCCCAGTCCATGTTCCAGCAGGAGCCTGCACCACAGCATGGATCCTGCTCATATGAGCTCAAGCAGTTTATTGAGTGTGCTCAGACCCAGAGCGACCTGAAACTCTGTGAGGGCTTCAGCGAGGTGCTCAAGCAGTGCAAGTTCTCAAATG